Genomic segment of Gilliamella apis:
CTATGCTGATGACCAGCTATTTGCCAAAGGGTGAGAAACGTGATTATAGGTGATCTTGATATATGTAACTAACGCATTATTGGTTATTTATTGACTATAGCGTAGAGTTTGGTCTACTTTTTGGCTGTGATGATAATGTAATTTATTTAACAGCTATATTTATTTAAGCACTATTTAAAGGCAATTTGTCTAAATCCAGATATTGATTTTTGCGGTGTATTTTTGGCAATTTGCTCGATTCGACCAATAATTTGGATCAGTTTCTCGCTATAGTTAGGATCAGTTGCATAGTGTGCGTCTTGTAGTGCTTTGGCTGCTGTTCTAGCATCGGGAGCATTAACCACGGCACGATAACGTGGGCTTTTGGTTAATAAATTAAGGTAATCAGTTAATGCATGTTGTTTACTGTTGTATACCCTAAATTCATCTTTAATTTTAACCATATTGTTATTTAAGAATTCTTGAGTCGTTAACCGAGTTGAATCACCTTGCCATGATGAGGTTGCTTTTATACCGAAATAGTTATGACTCGGCTTATTATCAGCCGTTTTTATCTGTTTTTTACCCCAACCTGTTTCTAAAGCTGCTTGAGCAATAATGACTTCATAAGGGATGCCAGATATTTTCGATGCCTGCTTTGCTGGCTCAAACCATTCGACGACAAATTGGCTAATATGGTCTTTATCAACTTTGTTGAGCGAAGTTGGCAAGGTTGATTCATTAACATTGGCTTTGGTTAAATTGTTGGCTTTATGCTGTTGATAAAGCATTTGCCCTAATGCTGCTGGCGATAAATTGGATGAATTATCACTAAATAAAGATTGTGCCAATCGCATATTGGTTTGATTATTATTCGCTTGAGCTTGTGAATGAATATTAAGCGTAGAATGTGGCTGATTAGTTAATTGTTTAACAATAACATTAGATAGCCCTAAACCTTTACCTGCCGCTTGTTGAGCAATTTGTTGATCAAACATAGAGGTAAATAATTGCATTGCTGATTGATTAAATAAACCGCCATTGGGTACCGCTTTGCGCATAGATTGCATCATCATATTTACAAATAGTGTTTCAAACTGATCGGCAACTTGTTTGATGCTGTCAGTTGAACCACTAACAGCATTACGTTTCAATTGATTAATGCTAGAAAAATCATAAGCAAAACGATTTATAGACTGATTTATTAGGTTTTTCATTTCAATAGTTCTGCTTTAAATAGTTTCCAATGCGGCATGCAAACAACCAGCGGTTTTTAATGCTTCTAGTATTGACATTAACTCAGTAGGATTGGCACCTAATAAGTTAAGTGAATGAATAACTCGATTTAGATCGGCGCCAGACGCTAAATTCTGCAGTGCGCCACCATCTTGCTCGATAGTTACTTCATCATCTGGAACCACTGCTGTGTTGCCACCGGCGAGTGGTGTATTGGGTTGGCTAACTTTCAATTTGTTATTTACCACCACGGATAAATTGCCATGTGCAACGGCACAATTGTCTAATTGTACTTTTTGATTCATGACCACGACACCAGTACGTGTATTAATCACCACTTTAGCGGAAATAGGGCTAGCACTAATTTGGAGATTTTGAATTGTAGATAATAATTTAACTCTTGCTTGACTGTCTTGTGGCATAGTCAATTTTACGGTCATGCCATCTAAAGCAATGGCGATATTTTTTTGCACTTTGTTAATAGCATCAGCAATTTTTGTAGCCACAGTAAAATCAAAATAGTTAAGATGTAAATGAATAGTGCTGTTTTCATCTAAGCGTGTAACTAATTCTCTTTCGATGGTTGCACCGCTAGGAATGGTGGCACCAGCCATTTGGTTAACCGTTACACTACTGCTTCTACTGCTTGCCCCCATACCACCAACAAAAAGATTACCTTGTGCAATCGCATAAACTTGGTTATCGGCGCCTTTTAATGGTGTCATAATCAATGTACCACCACGCAGGCTTTTGGCGTTGCCTAATGACGAAACAACCACATCAATTTGTTGGCCAACACGCGCATAAGACGGTAATTTAGCCGTGACCATTACCGCTGCCACATTTTTTAACTGCATGTTGCTTCCTGATGGCACGGTAATACCTAATTGTGAGAGCATATTGGTGATACTTTGTATCGTAAATGGTGTCTGTGAAGTTTGGTCACCGGTACCGTCAAGCCCTACCACGATACCATAGCCGACTAAGGCATTTTCGCGAACGCCTTGTATTGTCACCAAATCTCTTATTCGCTCGGCATAACTAGAAGGGACAACCACTATTAGCAAAACAAAACAGATAAAAGTACGTAATTTATTTAGCATAATGATACTCATTAAAATGGCGAAAGATTAAAAAACAGGCGCTGTAACCAACCCATTGTTTGTGCTTCATCGATGTAGCCATTACCTACATATTCAATACGAGCATCAGCGACCTGAGTTGATATAACGGTATTACTACCACTTATTGTCCGAGGGTTAACAACACCTGAAAATCGAATAAATTCTGTGCCCTGATTTATTGCAATTTGTTTTTCACCAATCACTTTTAAATTACCATTAATCATGACATCTTGAACGGTGACGGTAATGGTACCGCTAAAGGTATTTTTAGCATTGGCACCACCAGAACCCTTAAAATCATTGCTACCTGAGATATCGGTATCCACTTTACCACGACCAACTAGCCCATCTAAAAAGTGCGGTACGGTTTTTACCCCTAAATTGACCCCACCATTACGGCCGGCATTAATGGATGAACTTTTACTTGCGCTAACGTTTTCTTGTAAAACAATAGTTAATACATCACCAATATTGCGTGGTCGACGATCTTCAAACATCGGTTGATAACCAAAACTACTTGGTTGTGAGGCTTGATAAATGGAACCACTGCTGTTCACAATTTCTGGCATTTTTGGAACAATACTGGTATCGCCTTCAACTAATGCTTTTTTAGGTAATTGACTACAACCAACTAACGACAAAGTTATTAAAATGTAAAGATATCTCATTACCGCTATCATTTTGTTAGATTTATAATTGATTTAAACGTTGCAACATTTGGTCAGATGCCGATATTGCTTTACTATTAATTTCGTAAGCACGTTGTACTTGAATCATATTAACCAGCTCTTCGGCCACATTTACATTTGACGTTTCAATATAACCTTGGTATAGCAATCCAGCACCATTGAGCCCCGGTGTATTTTCAGTTGGTGCACCAGAACTTTCGGTTTCTAGATATAGATTTTCACCAACGCTTTCTAATCCGGTGTCATTGATAAAAGTGTGTAATGTTAATTGACCAACTTGTACTTGAGTTGATTGATTAGCTAAGGTGACATTGACGATGCCATCACGTGCTACGGTCATTTTTATAGCATTGGATGGAATGTTAATTGTTGGTTGAATTTCATAACCGGCAGCTGTTACTAACTGACCATTTTGATTAACTTGAAAAGCGCCACTGCGGGTATAGGCTTGCGTTCCATCAGGCATAAGAACTTGGAAAAATCCTTGTCCATTAATGGCAATATCACTACTGTTATCGGTTAATTCTAAATTACCTTGGCTATGAATTCGTTCGGTTGCAACTGGTCTTACACCGGTACCAATTTGTAATCCTGAAGGTAATGTTGTTTGTTCTGAAGATTGCGCTCCTGGTTGGCGAACTGTTTGGTATAACAGATCTTCAAAAACGGCGCGTTGGCGTTTAAAACCCCCTGTACTAACGTTGGCTAAATTATTGGAAATAAT
This window contains:
- the flgJ gene encoding flagellar assembly peptidoglycan hydrolase FlgJ; this translates as MKNLINQSINRFAYDFSSINQLKRNAVSGSTDSIKQVADQFETLFVNMMMQSMRKAVPNGGLFNQSAMQLFTSMFDQQIAQQAAGKGLGLSNVIVKQLTNQPHSTLNIHSQAQANNNQTNMRLAQSLFSDNSSNLSPAALGQMLYQQHKANNLTKANVNESTLPTSLNKVDKDHISQFVVEWFEPAKQASKISGIPYEVIIAQAALETGWGKKQIKTADNKPSHNYFGIKATSSWQGDSTRLTTQEFLNNNMVKIKDEFRVYNSKQHALTDYLNLLTKSPRYRAVVNAPDARTAAKALQDAHYATDPNYSEKLIQIIGRIEQIAKNTPQKSISGFRQIAFK
- a CDS encoding flagellar basal body P-ring protein FlgI, which codes for MLNKLRTFICFVLLIVVVPSSYAERIRDLVTIQGVRENALVGYGIVVGLDGTGDQTSQTPFTIQSITNMLSQLGITVPSGSNMQLKNVAAVMVTAKLPSYARVGQQIDVVVSSLGNAKSLRGGTLIMTPLKGADNQVYAIAQGNLFVGGMGASSRSSSVTVNQMAGATIPSGATIERELVTRLDENSTIHLHLNYFDFTVATKIADAINKVQKNIAIALDGMTVKLTMPQDSQARVKLLSTIQNLQISASPISAKVVINTRTGVVVMNQKVQLDNCAVAHGNLSVVVNNKLKVSQPNTPLAGGNTAVVPDDEVTIEQDGGALQNLASGADLNRVIHSLNLLGANPTELMSILEALKTAGCLHAALETI
- a CDS encoding flagellar basal body L-ring protein FlgH yields the protein MRYLYILITLSLVGCSQLPKKALVEGDTSIVPKMPEIVNSSGSIYQASQPSSFGYQPMFEDRRPRNIGDVLTIVLQENVSASKSSSINAGRNGGVNLGVKTVPHFLDGLVGRGKVDTDISGSNDFKGSGGANAKNTFSGTITVTVQDVMINGNLKVIGEKQIAINQGTEFIRFSGVVNPRTISGSNTVISTQVADARIEYVGNGYIDEAQTMGWLQRLFFNLSPF
- the flgG gene encoding flagellar basal-body rod protein FlgG, with protein sequence MIKSLWIAKTGLTAQQMNMDIISNNLANVSTGGFKRQRAVFEDLLYQTVRQPGAQSSEQTTLPSGLQIGTGVRPVATERIHSQGNLELTDNSSDIAINGQGFFQVLMPDGTQAYTRSGAFQVNQNGQLVTAAGYEIQPTINIPSNAIKMTVARDGIVNVTLANQSTQVQVGQLTLHTFINDTGLESVGENLYLETESSGAPTENTPGLNGAGLLYQGYIETSNVNVAEELVNMIQVQRAYEINSKAISASDQMLQRLNQL